One part of the Acidimicrobiales bacterium genome encodes these proteins:
- a CDS encoding family 1 encapsulin nanocompartment shell protein: protein MNHLHRELAPISDAGWSEIEAEATRTLSHFLAARKLVDFHGPTGYDASALSLGRLDTLTPQPDDGVTATRRQVLPYVELHRPFTLQRSELDAIDRGACDADLDAVVDACRALATAEDHLVFEGYPAAQIEGIAAASPHAPIELSADFERYPNHVAKAVAVLKSAGVAGPYAIALGPRCYEGVIETTDKGGYPLLQHLGLILNGPVVWAPAVDGAVVLSQRGGDFDLTVGQDASIAYRSHDAGTVTLELQETAVFVPTSPEAAVALRHPGNKPRTRRK from the coding sequence ATGAACCACTTGCACCGCGAGCTCGCCCCCATCTCTGACGCCGGTTGGTCGGAGATCGAGGCCGAGGCCACCCGCACGTTGTCGCACTTCCTGGCTGCCCGGAAGTTGGTCGACTTCCACGGACCCACCGGTTATGACGCGTCGGCGTTGAGCCTCGGCCGGCTCGACACGCTCACCCCACAGCCCGACGACGGCGTGACGGCCACCCGCCGCCAAGTCCTCCCCTACGTCGAGCTGCACCGGCCGTTCACGTTGCAGCGTTCAGAGCTCGACGCCATCGACCGTGGCGCCTGCGACGCCGACCTCGACGCGGTGGTCGACGCCTGCCGCGCGCTGGCGACGGCCGAGGACCACTTGGTGTTCGAGGGCTATCCCGCCGCCCAGATCGAGGGCATTGCCGCGGCGTCGCCGCATGCCCCGATCGAGCTGAGCGCCGACTTCGAGCGGTACCCCAACCACGTCGCCAAGGCCGTGGCGGTGCTGAAGTCCGCGGGCGTGGCCGGTCCGTACGCGATCGCGCTCGGGCCCCGCTGTTACGAGGGGGTCATCGAGACCACCGACAAGGGCGGCTACCCGCTGCTGCAGCACCTGGGTCTGATCCTGAACGGCCCGGTCGTGTGGGCGCCCGCCGTCGACGGCGCGGTGGTGCTGAGCCAGCGGGGTGGCGATTTCGACCTCACGGTCGGTCAGGACGCGTCGATCGCGTACCGGAGCCACGACGCCGGCACCGTGACGTTGGAGTTGCAGGAGACGGCGGTGTTCGTGCCGACGTCGCCCGAAGCGGCCGTCGCCCTGCGCCACCCTGGCAACAAGCCACGCACCCGCCGGAAGTGA
- a CDS encoding alpha/beta hydrolase yields MTTITDPRLEGTIAAGKDRKLGFAEFGDPQGRAFVWLHGTPGARRQIPEDARLHAAAHGLRVIGIDRPGTGLSTDHVYPNVRAWAADLEALVDKLGIDELGVIGLSGGGPFALASGVGLGERVRVIGVLGGVAPTQGPDAIRGGLTQLGVTMAPVIARTRGPLGAGISQAMRLLRPVGSPALEIYARLSPPGDRRLLGRPEFKAMFLDDLLNGRRRPRLAAPLSDVLCFSRDWGFAVGDVTQTVIWWHGDADHIIPYHHGQHMVERLPNAELRTIPGESHLGGLGAAEEVLTTLVDKWGPTTR; encoded by the coding sequence GTGACCACCATCACCGACCCGCGACTCGAGGGCACGATCGCCGCCGGGAAGGACCGCAAGCTCGGATTCGCCGAGTTCGGTGACCCCCAAGGGCGGGCGTTCGTGTGGCTCCACGGCACGCCCGGCGCCCGACGCCAGATACCGGAGGACGCCCGCCTCCACGCCGCCGCGCACGGCCTGCGGGTGATCGGCATCGACCGACCCGGCACCGGCCTGTCGACCGATCACGTCTACCCGAACGTCCGGGCGTGGGCCGCCGACCTCGAGGCGCTGGTCGACAAGCTCGGCATCGACGAGCTCGGCGTCATCGGGCTCTCCGGCGGCGGGCCGTTCGCCCTCGCGTCCGGGGTCGGGCTCGGCGAGCGAGTCCGGGTGATCGGCGTGCTCGGGGGCGTCGCGCCGACCCAGGGCCCCGACGCCATCCGAGGCGGACTCACCCAGCTCGGCGTCACGATGGCGCCGGTGATCGCACGCACCCGCGGACCCCTCGGCGCCGGCATCAGCCAGGCGATGCGGCTGCTGCGACCGGTCGGCTCCCCTGCGCTCGAGATCTACGCCCGGTTGTCGCCGCCCGGCGACCGGCGCCTGCTCGGCCGTCCCGAGTTCAAGGCCATGTTCCTCGACGATCTGCTCAACGGGCGACGCCGCCCACGCCTCGCCGCGCCGCTGTCGGACGTGCTGTGCTTCAGCCGAGATTGGGGCTTCGCCGTCGGTGACGTCACCCAGACCGTGATCTGGTGGCATGGCGACGCCGACCACATCATCCCGTACCACCACGGCCAGCACATGGTGGAGCGGCTCCCGAACGCCGAGCTGCGCACGATCCCCGGGGAGAGCCACCTCGGTGGCCTCGGCGCGGCCGAGGAAGTGCTCACCACCTTGGTCGACAAGTGGGGCCCGACCACGCGGTGA